The following are encoded together in the Streptomyces sp. NBC_01465 genome:
- a CDS encoding ATP-binding protein, which yields MTTELTLLPRVALRGQDVTAPRLRGLLALLADDVRAGCTTGRLVEGLWPDARPEHPGKAVQVLVSRVRSQLGAELIVSTPTGYRLALDETRVDSSALLLHEAAGAELTRSGDHTGALAEAEAGLALWDGAVAVGAAEDLHDPVVALRTARSAAHRSLVRTRALALSRSGRREEAAGPLALVADQLPRDEEVLAELLRCVASTAGPAAALSRYDAYRRGLRDELGADPGAGLRAVHQEVLRAGTPVVLRGVPHDPNPLLGRDADVAAVAGLLRTARVVTVVGPGGLGKTRLAHAVGRAAEEGVVHFVPLAGVGADGDVVEEVASAIGVGDSRPFAGDRVAGILSTLGSGPALLVLDNCEQVVAGAADLVQALVARSKDVRVLATSRAVLGLTSESLYALPQLSLATSVELFAQRARSARPDVELPQDQVAALCGHLDGLPLAVELAAARVRALSVTEIARRLGDRFALLRGGARDAPERHRTLHAVVEWSWNLLEPRGRSALAALSVFPGGFAEDAAERVLAEGGDGDTLLLLEQLADQSLIRASDTPSGVRFHMLETVREFSAARREQAGDGEAATARFLAWARDFGRTHHEVPFGSVPLPALFRMRAEQDNLVLALRHALTRTDGPTTAAVTAVLATLWGTDSHHTRLTALAADTGGPLSHFRPGAEDVDTARSAAVICAASLFMGQGPHAVRHLVTLRRLPPAPPDTLLRALAVVLCAVPGMRPPEYAILQKLCDADEPLLAGVAECVASYVWQYERDVERALASARRTLGALAPLANPATKMISLGRISELCLQTGRGEEAYGHLRAALAALDGFGAWSDAIGVRWGLVLACLQRGEVDEAEYWLELAALDPQPETMLVFAPDLAARAEIALARGLTEAGLGLWRQAVERVRERRSPDPADPFLNPWALQVQSAAVAAHAGQGRMEPVADLAVQLRDRMRELLAEEPGAGNPAVVPVYGTVLLALGLAGLAEGDVSAVRLMALGERLGVLREFPPMAADRARRAVEDADGAAYADAVSEYAALERDALQAAALREVSERWARG from the coding sequence GTGACCACCGAGCTGACCCTGCTGCCCCGAGTCGCCCTCCGCGGGCAGGACGTCACCGCGCCCCGGCTGCGCGGACTGCTGGCACTGCTGGCCGACGACGTGCGGGCCGGCTGCACCACCGGCCGGCTCGTGGAGGGGCTCTGGCCGGACGCGCGGCCCGAGCACCCCGGCAAGGCGGTGCAGGTGCTGGTCTCGCGGGTGCGGTCGCAACTGGGGGCCGAGCTGATCGTGAGTACGCCGACGGGGTACCGGCTGGCGCTGGACGAGACCCGGGTCGACAGCTCCGCACTGCTGCTGCACGAGGCGGCCGGTGCGGAGCTGACGCGTTCCGGCGACCATACGGGCGCCCTCGCGGAGGCCGAAGCGGGCCTCGCGCTCTGGGACGGGGCGGTCGCCGTAGGAGCCGCGGAGGACCTGCACGATCCGGTGGTCGCGCTGCGTACCGCACGGTCCGCAGCCCACAGGTCGCTCGTACGCACCCGGGCGCTGGCCCTGTCCCGGAGCGGGCGGCGGGAGGAGGCGGCGGGACCGCTGGCCCTGGTGGCCGACCAACTCCCGCGCGACGAGGAGGTGTTGGCGGAGCTGCTGCGCTGCGTCGCGTCGACCGCCGGTCCGGCCGCCGCGCTGAGCCGGTACGACGCCTACCGGCGGGGGCTGCGGGACGAGCTCGGCGCCGATCCGGGCGCCGGGCTCAGGGCCGTACACCAGGAGGTGCTGCGGGCCGGGACGCCCGTGGTGCTCCGCGGCGTACCGCACGACCCCAATCCGCTGCTCGGGCGGGACGCGGATGTCGCCGCCGTGGCCGGGCTGCTGCGGACCGCGCGGGTCGTCACCGTCGTCGGCCCCGGCGGTCTCGGCAAGACCCGGCTCGCGCACGCCGTGGGCCGTGCCGCCGAAGAGGGCGTCGTGCACTTCGTGCCGCTGGCCGGGGTCGGCGCCGACGGCGACGTGGTCGAGGAGGTGGCCTCGGCGATCGGCGTCGGGGACAGCCGGCCCTTCGCGGGGGATCGTGTCGCGGGCATCCTCTCCACGCTGGGCAGCGGGCCCGCCCTGCTGGTGCTCGACAACTGCGAGCAGGTCGTCGCGGGCGCCGCCGACCTCGTACAGGCGCTGGTGGCACGGTCGAAGGACGTACGCGTGCTCGCCACCAGCCGGGCCGTGCTCGGCCTGACCTCGGAGTCCCTGTACGCGCTGCCGCAGCTGAGCCTCGCCACCTCCGTCGAACTCTTCGCCCAGCGGGCGCGGTCCGCCCGCCCGGACGTGGAGCTGCCGCAGGATCAAGTCGCGGCACTCTGCGGCCACTTGGACGGACTTCCGCTGGCGGTGGAGCTGGCGGCGGCGCGGGTGCGCGCGCTGTCCGTGACCGAGATCGCCCGCCGCCTCGGCGACCGGTTCGCGCTCCTGCGCGGCGGTGCGCGCGACGCGCCCGAGCGGCACCGCACCCTGCACGCGGTCGTCGAGTGGAGCTGGAATCTGCTGGAGCCCCGGGGGCGGTCGGCGCTGGCCGCGCTCTCGGTGTTCCCCGGCGGCTTCGCGGAGGACGCGGCGGAACGCGTACTGGCCGAAGGCGGTGACGGGGACACCCTCCTGCTCCTGGAACAGCTGGCCGACCAGTCCCTGATCAGGGCGTCCGACACCCCGTCCGGGGTGCGCTTCCACATGCTGGAGACCGTGCGGGAGTTCAGCGCGGCCCGGCGCGAACAGGCGGGCGACGGGGAGGCCGCCACGGCCCGATTCCTCGCCTGGGCGCGGGACTTCGGCCGTACGCACCACGAGGTGCCCTTCGGCAGTGTCCCGCTGCCCGCCCTGTTCCGGATGCGGGCCGAGCAGGACAACCTCGTCCTGGCGCTGCGGCACGCGCTGACCCGCACCGACGGCCCCACCACCGCGGCGGTCACCGCCGTACTCGCCACGCTGTGGGGCACCGACTCCCACCACACGCGGCTCACGGCCCTCGCCGCCGACACGGGTGGCCCGCTCTCCCACTTCCGCCCCGGCGCCGAAGACGTCGATACGGCACGGAGCGCGGCGGTGATCTGCGCGGCGAGCCTCTTCATGGGCCAAGGTCCGCACGCGGTGCGTCACCTCGTCACCCTGCGCCGCCTGCCGCCCGCTCCGCCGGACACACTGCTGCGGGCACTGGCCGTCGTCCTGTGCGCGGTCCCCGGCATGCGGCCGCCGGAGTACGCGATCCTGCAGAAGCTGTGCGACGCGGACGAGCCGCTGCTCGCGGGCGTCGCGGAGTGCGTCGCCAGCTACGTATGGCAGTACGAGCGCGACGTGGAGCGGGCGTTGGCCTCAGCCCGCAGAACGCTCGGTGCCCTGGCGCCGCTGGCCAATCCGGCGACGAAGATGATCAGCCTGGGCCGGATCAGCGAGCTGTGTCTGCAGACCGGGCGCGGCGAGGAGGCGTACGGCCATCTGCGGGCGGCCCTGGCCGCGCTCGACGGGTTCGGGGCCTGGTCGGATGCGATCGGTGTCCGCTGGGGCCTGGTGCTGGCCTGTCTGCAGCGCGGGGAGGTCGACGAGGCGGAGTACTGGCTGGAGTTGGCGGCCCTCGACCCGCAGCCGGAGACGATGCTGGTCTTCGCACCGGATCTGGCGGCACGGGCGGAGATCGCGCTGGCCCGCGGTCTCACCGAGGCCGGTCTCGGCCTGTGGCGGCAGGCCGTGGAGCGCGTGCGGGAGAGGAGATCGCCGGACCCCGCCGATCCGTTCCTCAACCCGTGGGCGCTGCAGGTGCAGTCGGCGGCGGTGGCTGCGCACGCCGGGCAGGGCCGGATGGAGCCGGTGGCGGACCTGGCCGTCCAACTTCGCGACCGCATGCGGGAGTTGCTGGCGGAAGAACCCGGGGCGGGGAACCCGGCGGTCGTGCCCGTGTACGGCACGGTGCTGCTGGCGCTCGGCCTGGCGGGCCTCGCGGAGGGTGATGTGTCGGCCGTACGGCTGATGGCACTCGGTGAACGTCTGGGGGTACTGCGGGAGTTCCCGCCCATGGCGGCCGATCGGGCTCGGCGGGCCGTGGAGGACGCCGACGGGGCGGCGTACGCCGACGCGGTGTCGGAGTACGCCGCCCTGGAGCGCGACGCGTTGCAGGCGGCCGCACTGCGCGAGGTCAGCGAGCGGTGGGCTCGCGGTTGA
- a CDS encoding carboxymuconolactone decarboxylase family protein translates to MEARLNPFTSPVGAKVLRHINSAGAAVTRTELPHATQELVKLRASQINGCAFCTDMHSKDAAHAGETQTRLNLVAAWREATVFTDAERAALELTEQGTRIADAAGGVPDEVWENAAKHYDEEQLIALVSLIAIINAYNRLNVLVRLPAGDYVPGQFA, encoded by the coding sequence ATGGAAGCTCGACTGAACCCCTTCACCAGCCCGGTCGGCGCCAAGGTCCTGCGCCACATCAACTCGGCCGGCGCCGCCGTCACCCGTACGGAGCTGCCGCACGCCACGCAGGAGCTGGTGAAGCTCCGCGCCAGCCAGATCAACGGCTGCGCCTTCTGCACCGACATGCACAGCAAGGACGCCGCACACGCAGGCGAGACCCAGACCCGGCTGAACCTGGTGGCCGCCTGGAGGGAGGCCACGGTCTTCACCGACGCCGAGCGCGCGGCCCTGGAACTGACCGAGCAGGGCACCCGCATCGCGGACGCGGCCGGCGGCGTACCGGACGAGGTCTGGGAGAACGCCGCCAAGCACTACGACGAGGAGCAGCTCATCGCGCTCGTCTCCCTCATCGCCATCATCAACGCCTACAACCGCTTGAACGTCCTCGTGCGACTGCCCGCGGGCGACTACGTGCCCGGCCAGTTCGCCTGA
- a CDS encoding class F sortase: MRSTESGSEGIARRGLMAAATTMALCLGIAMISNGASADGPPPQPGAAQAFDSSAPSGGESRVAPMAPSVPQRVRIPALHLDAPLTGLGLDDEGRLTAPPEDDRNLAGWYEDGTTPGATGTAVVAGHVDTHEGPAVFYGLGALKKGNTVDVDRADGTTAVFTIDAIEVYASDDFPDKKVYGRAARPELRLITCGGGFSKAKQEYLGNVVVFAHLTGKKPRA, from the coding sequence ATGCGTTCCACCGAATCCGGCAGCGAGGGGATCGCGCGCCGCGGCCTGATGGCGGCTGCGACCACCATGGCCCTCTGCCTGGGCATAGCCATGATCAGCAACGGCGCCTCGGCGGACGGGCCCCCGCCGCAGCCGGGCGCCGCCCAGGCCTTCGACAGCTCGGCCCCTTCGGGCGGCGAGTCGCGCGTCGCCCCGATGGCCCCGTCCGTACCGCAGCGCGTACGGATCCCGGCGCTCCACCTCGACGCCCCCCTCACCGGCCTCGGCCTGGACGACGAAGGTCGTCTCACGGCGCCGCCCGAGGACGACCGCAATCTCGCCGGCTGGTACGAGGACGGCACCACCCCCGGCGCCACCGGCACGGCGGTCGTCGCCGGCCATGTCGACACCCACGAGGGTCCGGCCGTCTTCTACGGGCTCGGCGCCCTCAAGAAGGGCAACACCGTCGACGTCGACCGTGCCGACGGAACCACCGCCGTCTTCACGATCGACGCCATCGAGGTCTACGCCTCGGACGACTTCCCCGACAAGAAGGTCTACGGCCGCGCCGCCCGCCCCGAACTGCGCCTGATCACCTGCGGCGGCGGCTTCAGCAAGGCCAAGCAGGAGTACCTGGGCAATGTCGTCGTCTTCGCCCATCTCACCGGGAAGAAGCCGCGCGCCTGA
- a CDS encoding MFS transporter, with protein sequence MTSTLTPQHTPPRTLPLPALLALATAVFITSLTETLPAGLLPAMSADLHVSESATGQTVTVYAIGTALTAIPLSALTSGWRRKRLLLTAMAGFAAANTVTALSSDYALTMAARFVAGVAAGVAWALLAGYARRLAPAHLQGRAIAIAMAGIPLALSLGVPAGTFLGKAVGWQTAFLAMTGLTAALLAWITAAVPDFPGQRQSGKNSPLLHTLRIPGVTPVLFVTLVFVLAHTILYAYVAAFLDHIGMGDATDLVLLTFGAASLLSIWIVGATISRHLRALTLAGTVLVGAAAALLAVLSDSPALVYVAAALWGLGWGGIPTLLQTAAADAGGESADAAQAMLVTLWNAAMAAGGVAGGILLDAAGAASLPRSVLVLLVPVLIVVLAARTHGFRRAASSR encoded by the coding sequence ATGACCAGCACCCTCACCCCACAGCACACCCCTCCCCGCACACTCCCCCTCCCCGCCCTCCTGGCCCTCGCCACCGCCGTCTTCATCACCAGCCTCACCGAGACGCTCCCCGCGGGCCTCCTCCCCGCGATGAGCGCAGACCTCCACGTCAGCGAGTCCGCGACCGGCCAGACGGTGACGGTCTACGCGATCGGCACCGCCCTCACCGCCATCCCGCTCTCCGCCCTCACCTCAGGCTGGCGCCGCAAGCGCCTCCTCCTCACCGCGATGGCGGGCTTCGCCGCCGCCAACACGGTCACCGCCCTCTCCTCCGACTACGCCCTCACGATGGCGGCCCGCTTCGTCGCCGGAGTGGCCGCGGGCGTGGCCTGGGCGCTCCTCGCCGGTTACGCCCGCCGGCTCGCCCCCGCGCACCTCCAGGGCAGGGCGATCGCGATCGCCATGGCGGGCATCCCCCTCGCCCTCTCCCTCGGTGTCCCCGCAGGGACGTTCCTCGGCAAGGCGGTCGGCTGGCAGACGGCGTTCCTGGCGATGACGGGACTGACCGCCGCCCTGCTCGCCTGGATCACAGCAGCCGTCCCCGACTTCCCGGGTCAGCGCCAGTCGGGCAAGAACAGCCCGCTCCTCCACACCCTCCGCATCCCCGGAGTGACCCCGGTCCTCTTCGTCACCCTGGTCTTCGTCCTGGCGCACACGATCCTGTACGCGTACGTCGCCGCCTTCCTCGACCACATCGGCATGGGCGACGCGACCGACCTGGTCCTCCTCACCTTCGGCGCCGCCTCCCTCCTCTCCATCTGGATCGTGGGCGCGACGATCAGCCGCCACCTCCGTGCGCTGACGCTCGCGGGCACGGTCCTGGTCGGGGCGGCCGCCGCCCTGCTGGCCGTACTCTCCGACAGCCCCGCCCTCGTCTACGTGGCGGCCGCCCTCTGGGGCCTGGGCTGGGGCGGCATCCCCACCCTGCTGCAGACCGCCGCGGCCGACGCGGGCGGCGAGTCCGCGGACGCGGCGCAGGCGATGCTGGTCACGCTCTGGAACGCGGCGATGGCCGCCGGGGGTGTGGCCGGCGGGATCCTCCTCGACGCGGCCGGCGCCGCCTCGCTGCCCCGGAGCGTGCTCGTACTCCTGGTGCCGGTTCTGATCGTGGTGCTGGCGGCGCGCACGCACGGGTTCAGGCGCGCGGCTTCTTCCCGGTGA
- a CDS encoding short-chain dehydrogenase yields the protein MTKYGGRTAVVVDGATGLGLAIAKRLIEGGAKILVTTRTPTRTEAELGPCAQVLTSDRTDPTAIATLAPTVDYLFLPAGREIVLALLPVLRDGAAVVFTQATPRPALRALSAELTAHGIRVNAVAPDCGHAARTDAAARAALFLAADAPYTTCAQLPIATSQF from the coding sequence ATGACCAAGTACGGAGGCAGAACAGCGGTCGTCGTCGACGGCGCGACGGGCCTGGGCCTCGCCATCGCCAAACGCCTGATCGAGGGCGGCGCCAAGATCCTCGTGACCACCCGCACGCCTACCCGCACAGAAGCCGAACTGGGCCCGTGCGCACAGGTGTTGACGTCCGACCGGACCGATCCGACAGCCATCGCCACCCTCGCCCCCACCGTCGACTACCTCTTCCTCCCCGCAGGCCGCGAGATAGTCCTGGCCCTGCTCCCCGTCCTCCGAGACGGCGCCGCGGTCGTCTTCACGCAGGCCACTCCTCGCCCCGCCCTGCGCGCACTGTCCGCCGAACTCACCGCCCACGGCATCCGCGTCAACGCCGTGGCCCCCGACTGCGGCCACGCGGCCAGGACCGACGCTGCGGCCCGCGCCGCACTCTTCCTGGCGGCGGACGCCCCGTACACGACGTGCGCCCAACTCCCCATCGCCACAAGCCAGTTCTGA
- a CDS encoding AfsR/SARP family transcriptional regulator codes for MRFGVLGTVAVWGGDGEPVRVPEVKVRALLADLLTHEGRVVSADRLIDDLWGEEPPGRPANALQAKVSQLRRALGRDRVVHQAPGYRLRIDAADGDLLDVEEFRALVGRALREDDPRARAGLFGEALGVWRGAAYADFADEEFVRAAAGRLAEERVSAVEERAEALVEAGEFGLVGAELAELVGVHPLRERLRAVQIRALYLAGRQSEALAAYGEVRGRLAEELGVDPGVGLVALYEGILRQDPGLGPGAGILRQGPGSAPGSMSPNPPLPETWAPAPDPGPRWAGASPPAPPIRGLRPRTPAPQSPEGLNLAGARSNFAGTEIARVGFAPLTPLIGRAQALTSVSQLLLSHRLVTLTGPGGVGKTRLAVAVAGESQADAFPDGVHLVEFAGQRGDLAQLVSDSLGLRDDTSAPRAPELALADALRERRALLVLDNCEHVVDAAADLAGLLLHSAPGIRVLATSQEPFGIAGEAVFLVEPLPERDAVRLFAERAGAAAPGFSLDSGNERSVTEIVRRLDGIPLALELAATRVRALGAQELAVRLGDRFRVLTSGRRGAPARQQTLRAVIDWSWELLSAPERIVLRRLAVHRDGCTLYAAEDVCAGDGVERDAVLDLVGRLVERSLVVMVEGAEGPRYRLLESVAAYATERLEEMEDLDGVRARHLLHYLQLAESSAPQLHGSEQQLALRRLDLESANLRAALDEAVRRGASDDAVRLASALSWWWLLRGRLHEARRALAATLAVSPPGSAPHVLHAAFVLLTGDRPEAADVRTDDGRATWLYAYALLNTNGPDAAEQHNTRALGLFTATGDRWGTAAALGLRAALSLARDDLSRIEDDGQRSAAAFRELGDRWGELLSVNPLASLAEIKGDYAEAERRHQEGLDLARELGLQREISARLSGLGRLALLAHDWDRARDLHEQAHRLAVEQGYTFDEVHALMGLALGARRSGRLDDADTHLRHIRDTYASTPVGEHLLHTEFGFIAELRGDAALSASHHLTALATAHSIGEPRALAHSLEGLAGAASLASDARLAARLLGAADAARRSVDAPLPSAERGDVDRITARAQSALGQEEFEAENRHGAELTPDEAGRLARTSLSPESRR; via the coding sequence ATGCGGTTCGGGGTGCTGGGTACGGTGGCGGTGTGGGGCGGGGACGGGGAGCCGGTCAGGGTTCCCGAGGTGAAGGTCAGGGCGCTGCTGGCCGACCTGTTGACGCATGAGGGGCGGGTCGTCTCCGCCGACCGGCTCATCGACGACCTGTGGGGCGAGGAGCCGCCCGGCCGCCCCGCCAACGCGCTGCAGGCCAAGGTCTCCCAGCTGCGACGGGCGCTCGGGCGCGACCGGGTCGTCCACCAGGCGCCCGGCTACCGGCTGCGGATCGACGCGGCGGACGGGGATCTGCTGGACGTGGAGGAGTTCCGGGCGCTGGTGGGGCGGGCCCTGCGGGAGGATGATCCGCGGGCGCGGGCGGGGTTGTTCGGGGAGGCGCTGGGGGTGTGGCGGGGGGCCGCGTACGCCGACTTCGCCGACGAGGAGTTCGTACGGGCTGCTGCGGGGCGGCTCGCGGAGGAGCGGGTCTCGGCGGTGGAGGAGCGGGCGGAGGCGCTGGTCGAGGCGGGGGAATTCGGGTTGGTGGGCGCGGAGTTGGCGGAGCTGGTGGGGGTGCATCCGCTGCGGGAGCGGTTGCGGGCGGTGCAGATACGGGCGCTGTATCTGGCGGGGCGGCAGAGTGAGGCGCTGGCCGCGTATGGGGAGGTGCGGGGGCGGCTGGCCGAGGAGTTGGGGGTTGATCCGGGGGTGGGGCTTGTTGCTCTGTACGAGGGGATTCTGCGGCAGGATCCTGGGCTTGGTCCTGGGGCGGGGATTCTGCGCCAGGGTCCGGGATCGGCTCCTGGGAGCATGTCCCCCAACCCGCCCCTTCCCGAAACTTGGGCTCCCGCCCCAGACCCCGGGCCCCGGTGGGCGGGGGCTTCGCCCCCTGCGCCCCCGATTCGGGGGCTCCGCCCCCGGACCCCCGCTCCTCAATCGCCGGAGGGGCTGAATTTGGCCGGTGCGCGCTCGAATTTTGCGGGCACAGAGATCGCCCGTGTCGGCTTCGCCCCGCTCACCCCTCTGATCGGCCGCGCCCAGGCACTCACCTCGGTCTCCCAACTGCTCCTCTCTCACCGCCTCGTGACCCTCACCGGGCCCGGCGGCGTCGGCAAGACCCGGCTTGCGGTTGCCGTCGCCGGGGAGTCGCAGGCCGACGCCTTCCCCGACGGGGTTCACCTCGTCGAGTTCGCCGGGCAGCGCGGCGACCTCGCCCAGCTCGTCTCCGACTCGCTCGGGCTGCGCGACGACACCTCCGCACCGCGCGCCCCCGAACTCGCCCTCGCCGACGCCCTGCGCGAGCGTCGGGCCCTCCTCGTCCTCGACAACTGCGAACACGTCGTCGACGCCGCCGCCGACCTCGCCGGCCTCCTCCTCCATTCCGCCCCCGGCATCCGCGTCCTCGCCACGAGTCAGGAGCCGTTCGGGATCGCCGGTGAAGCCGTCTTCCTCGTCGAGCCGCTGCCCGAGCGCGACGCCGTACGGCTCTTCGCCGAGCGCGCCGGCGCCGCCGCACCCGGCTTCTCGCTCGACAGCGGCAACGAGCGCTCCGTCACCGAGATCGTGCGCCGCCTCGACGGCATTCCGCTCGCCCTGGAGCTCGCTGCCACCCGTGTACGCGCCCTGGGTGCACAGGAGTTGGCGGTCCGGCTCGGCGACCGGTTCCGTGTCCTCACCTCCGGGCGGCGCGGTGCGCCCGCCCGGCAGCAGACGCTGCGCGCGGTCATCGACTGGAGCTGGGAGCTGCTCAGCGCCCCCGAACGCATCGTGCTGCGCCGCCTCGCCGTCCACCGCGACGGCTGCACCCTGTACGCCGCCGAGGACGTGTGCGCGGGCGACGGCGTGGAGCGCGACGCGGTGCTCGATCTTGTGGGGCGGCTCGTCGAACGGTCTCTCGTCGTCATGGTGGAAGGAGCTGAAGGGCCCCGCTACCGGCTCCTCGAATCCGTCGCCGCCTATGCCACCGAGCGGCTCGAGGAGATGGAGGATCTCGACGGCGTACGCGCACGCCATCTCCTCCATTATCTGCAGCTCGCCGAGAGCTCCGCCCCTCAACTGCATGGTTCAGAGCAGCAGTTGGCGCTGCGGCGGCTGGATCTGGAGAGCGCCAATCTCCGCGCCGCCCTCGACGAGGCCGTACGCCGCGGAGCCTCCGACGACGCCGTACGTCTCGCCTCCGCCCTCTCCTGGTGGTGGCTCCTCCGCGGCCGCCTCCACGAAGCCCGCCGCGCCCTCGCCGCCACGCTCGCCGTCTCCCCGCCCGGCTCCGCCCCGCACGTCCTGCACGCCGCCTTCGTGCTGCTGACCGGCGACCGTCCCGAGGCGGCGGACGTACGGACCGACGACGGCCGCGCCACCTGGCTGTACGCGTACGCCCTCCTCAACACCAACGGCCCCGACGCCGCCGAGCAGCACAACACCCGCGCCCTCGGCCTCTTCACCGCCACCGGCGACCGCTGGGGCACCGCCGCCGCGCTCGGTCTGCGCGCCGCCCTCTCGCTGGCCCGCGACGACCTCTCCCGCATCGAGGACGACGGGCAGCGCAGCGCCGCCGCCTTCCGTGAACTGGGCGACCGCTGGGGAGAGTTGTTGTCCGTCAACCCTCTCGCCTCCCTCGCCGAGATCAAGGGCGACTACGCCGAGGCCGAGCGACGCCACCAGGAAGGCCTGGACCTCGCTCGCGAACTCGGCCTCCAGCGCGAGATCTCCGCCCGCCTCTCCGGCCTCGGCCGCCTCGCGCTGCTCGCCCACGACTGGGACCGCGCCCGCGACCTGCACGAACAGGCACACCGGCTGGCCGTCGAGCAGGGCTACACCTTCGACGAGGTCCACGCCCTGATGGGCCTGGCCCTCGGCGCCCGCCGCTCCGGCCGGCTCGACGACGCCGATACGCATCTGCGGCACATCCGCGACACGTACGCGTCCACTCCCGTCGGCGAACACCTCCTGCACACCGAGTTCGGCTTCATCGCCGAACTCCGCGGGGACGCCGCCCTGTCCGCGTCCCACCACCTCACCGCCCTGGCCACCGCCCACTCCATCGGCGAACCGCGCGCCCTGGCCCACTCGCTGGAGGGCCTGGCCGGAGCGGCCTCACTCGCCTCGGACGCACGTCTCGCCGCCCGCCTGCTCGGCGCGGCGGACGCGGCCCGCCGGAGTGTGGACGCCCCGCTCCCGTCCGCCGAACGCGGCGACGTCGACCGGATCACGGCTCGGGCCCAATCGGCCCTGGGGCAGGAGGAGTTCGAGGCGGAGAACCGGCACGGCGCGGAGCTGACCCCCGATGAGGCCGGACGTCTCGCACGTACTTCGCTCAGCCCAGAAAGTCGACGATGA
- a CDS encoding alpha/beta fold hydrolase, with product MSELTLPAPTFARTVRGSGPGLLLAHGAGGGIEANYGPILDGLAAHRTVVGADYPGSGATPRADAPFDPDELADQLVAAAVAEGLETFAISGFSLGGPVAIRAAARHPERVTALVLTATFAHADAKLALAAAIWRRLYEAGDHALLAEFLTYAAFGHETLNAIPADALREAIELTAGSLPAGTPEQTELVGRIDVREDLAGISAPTLVITTTGDPLVPAALQRQLAAGIPGARTADIATGHLPFAERPEEWQKLIVDFLG from the coding sequence ATGTCTGAACTCACCCTGCCCGCACCGACGTTCGCCCGCACCGTGCGCGGCTCCGGACCCGGGCTGCTCCTCGCGCACGGTGCGGGCGGCGGCATCGAGGCGAACTACGGGCCGATACTCGACGGCCTCGCCGCCCACCGCACCGTCGTCGGCGCCGACTACCCGGGCTCCGGTGCGACCCCGCGCGCGGACGCCCCCTTCGACCCGGACGAGCTGGCGGACCAGCTGGTCGCCGCCGCGGTCGCCGAGGGTCTTGAGACCTTCGCGATCTCCGGGTTCTCGCTCGGCGGCCCCGTCGCGATCCGCGCCGCCGCCCGTCACCCCGAGCGCGTCACGGCGCTGGTGCTGACCGCGACGTTCGCCCACGCAGACGCCAAGTTGGCTCTGGCCGCGGCCATTTGGCGCAGGCTGTACGAGGCCGGGGACCATGCGCTGCTGGCGGAGTTCCTCACGTACGCCGCCTTCGGCCACGAGACCCTGAACGCGATTCCGGCCGACGCCCTGCGCGAAGCCATCGAGCTGACCGCGGGCTCGCTGCCGGCCGGTACGCCCGAACAGACCGAGCTCGTGGGCCGGATCGACGTACGGGAGGACCTGGCGGGCATCTCCGCGCCCACGCTGGTGATCACCACGACGGGCGACCCCCTGGTCCCCGCCGCGCTTCAGCGGCAGCTCGCGGCGGGCATCCCCGGCGCGCGGACCGCCGACATCGCCACCGGACACCTGCCGTTCGCGGAGCGCCCCGAGGAGTGGCAGAAGCTCATCGTCGACTTTCTGGGCTGA
- a CDS encoding alpha/beta fold hydrolase, producing MQQVQLSAGTVEFTDTGGSGEVVVLVPGLGFDETVWSAVSDQLAPDFRVIVPVLPIGGHRIPMNADADLSAEGVAALLGEFLERLDLHAVTLVQNDAGTAQLLVGVDDKRVARLVLTSCEALENYPPGLQGKALYAASGVPGGLFLLLQSFKVPFLVRMKTSLGGMAVRPIPYELIRRWYRPLHTSAEIRRDLRKFVRDGKKDVYLRAAERLRTFDRPALVAWGAEDRMMPPATGRRLAELLPHGRYVEIPGAATLVQLDNPDVLVAEIRGFIAESPLPV from the coding sequence ATGCAGCAGGTCCAACTCTCCGCAGGCACCGTGGAGTTCACCGACACCGGGGGCTCCGGTGAGGTCGTCGTCCTGGTGCCAGGGCTCGGCTTCGACGAGACGGTCTGGTCGGCGGTCTCGGATCAACTGGCCCCGGATTTCCGGGTGATCGTGCCCGTCCTCCCGATCGGCGGCCACCGCATCCCGATGAACGCGGACGCCGATCTGTCGGCGGAGGGGGTCGCGGCGCTCCTGGGTGAGTTCCTCGAACGCCTCGACCTGCACGCCGTCACCCTCGTCCAGAACGACGCCGGCACGGCCCAACTCCTCGTCGGCGTCGACGACAAGCGCGTCGCCCGCCTCGTCCTCACCTCCTGCGAGGCCCTGGAGAACTACCCGCCCGGCCTTCAGGGCAAGGCTCTCTACGCGGCGAGTGGCGTCCCCGGCGGGCTCTTCCTCCTGCTGCAGTCCTTCAAGGTGCCGTTCCTGGTGCGGATGAAGACCTCGCTGGGCGGGATGGCCGTGCGCCCGATTCCGTACGAGCTGATCCGCCGCTGGTACCGGCCGCTGCACACCAGCGCCGAAATCCGCCGCGACCTGCGCAAGTTCGTACGCGACGGAAAGAAGGACGTCTATCTCAGGGCGGCCGAGCGGCTGCGGACCTTCGACCGGCCCGCCCTGGTCGCCTGGGGCGCCGAGGACCGGATGATGCCGCCCGCGACCGGCCGCAGGCTCGCCGAACTGCTGCCGCACGGGCGGTACGTGGAGATCCCCGGGGCTGCGACGCTCGTCCAGCTGGACAATCCGGACGTCCTGGTGGCGGAGATCCGCGGCTTCATCGCGGAGAGTCCGCTGCCGGTGTAG